A region from the Halobacillus mangrovi genome encodes:
- a CDS encoding MerR family transcriptional regulator: protein MADFLSIAEVAEHFDVSQRTIRYYEEIGLIDPPRQNKRRIFSPADMTRLSLVFRGKKYGFQLDEIKDMVELFEKDPSGVKQLERTIGYGKKKMLEVDARIRELEQLKAEMNDWLNKFEEELIKRKGDSL from the coding sequence ATGGCTGATTTTTTATCCATTGCTGAAGTCGCTGAACATTTTGACGTGTCTCAAAGGACAATTCGTTATTATGAAGAAATCGGTTTAATTGATCCACCCAGACAAAACAAACGACGAATCTTCAGTCCAGCAGATATGACGCGGCTGAGTTTGGTTTTCCGTGGCAAAAAATATGGTTTCCAGCTGGATGAGATAAAAGACATGGTTGAGCTTTTCGAAAAGGACCCTTCAGGAGTAAAGCAACTGGAGCGGACGATCGGGTACGGTAAAAAGAAAATGTTGGAGGTGGATGCGCGGATTCGGGAATTGGAGCAGTTGAAGGCTGAAATGAATGATTGGCTCAATAAGTTTGAAGAGGAATTAATTAAGAGGAAAGGGGATTCTTTATGA
- a CDS encoding class I adenylate-forming enzyme family protein, producing MNLSELLAYQSRKYPSKEGLVTLDDRITYAQWNQAVNQLAKALQRLGVNQNDKVVIHMSNTKEFVITYFAVQRIRAVAVPINAKFVFEEVSYIFNHCDGKVFLTDDLLFDQVSSLSEIYDGIFIKTKDSADGWLAFDELLQAEESSEVVSDANEEEEASILYTSGTTGKPKGVVFTHKNILAVASMMAVEMEMKPSSRMLHMMPLSHSAPLHLFLIGGTYVGATHVLAPTFSPDLLLELVSKERTTHFFGAPVAYLMTAKHPKVTETDLSWMKSWVYGGAPLSQSEVQFVQDQLDIDHLYCVYGLTEAGPNGTLLMPQEHASKAGSIGQRAALNCEIRLVDSEGQDVKPGEVGEILLKGEGNMKGYYKDEEQTEKAFRNRWLYTGDMAFKDNDGFFWVVDRKKDIIISGGLNIYPRETETNLLEHPHITDVALVGVPHPDWGETVKAFIIQDGTIEDIEAECRQYLHARLADYKIPRLYEEVTELPRNATGKLLKNKLREKARQV from the coding sequence ATGAATCTTTCAGAGCTTTTAGCTTATCAATCTCGTAAGTATCCTTCCAAAGAGGGACTTGTCACCCTTGATGATCGTATAACCTACGCTCAGTGGAATCAAGCTGTCAACCAATTAGCAAAAGCTTTACAACGGTTGGGGGTGAACCAAAACGACAAGGTTGTTATTCATATGTCCAATACGAAAGAGTTTGTCATTACCTATTTTGCCGTACAGAGAATCAGAGCTGTTGCAGTTCCGATCAACGCAAAATTTGTTTTTGAAGAAGTTTCCTATATATTTAATCATTGTGACGGAAAGGTCTTTTTGACAGATGACTTACTCTTTGATCAAGTATCGTCCTTATCAGAAATCTATGATGGTATTTTTATAAAAACGAAAGATTCAGCTGATGGATGGCTTGCTTTTGACGAACTGCTTCAAGCAGAAGAATCCTCAGAAGTGGTAAGTGATGCAAATGAGGAAGAGGAAGCCTCTATTCTTTACACCTCCGGAACAACTGGAAAACCTAAGGGAGTGGTGTTTACACATAAAAACATCTTGGCGGTTGCTTCTATGATGGCTGTAGAGATGGAAATGAAACCCTCAAGCCGGATGCTTCATATGATGCCGCTCAGTCATTCAGCTCCGCTTCATCTTTTCTTAATCGGCGGTACTTACGTAGGAGCGACCCATGTGCTGGCACCAACGTTCTCACCAGATTTGTTGTTGGAACTTGTGTCTAAAGAAAGAACGACTCACTTTTTTGGGGCACCTGTTGCTTATTTGATGACGGCCAAGCATCCAAAAGTAACAGAAACTGATTTATCATGGATGAAATCCTGGGTATACGGTGGAGCGCCTTTATCACAATCTGAAGTTCAATTCGTCCAGGACCAGCTGGACATCGACCATCTGTATTGTGTGTACGGGTTGACAGAAGCTGGTCCAAACGGCACGCTGCTCATGCCTCAGGAGCACGCTTCGAAAGCGGGAAGTATTGGCCAGAGAGCTGCTTTGAATTGTGAAATCAGACTGGTTGATTCAGAGGGACAGGATGTTAAACCAGGTGAGGTTGGTGAAATCCTTCTTAAAGGTGAAGGGAACATGAAAGGCTATTATAAGGATGAGGAGCAGACAGAGAAAGCTTTTCGAAACAGATGGCTTTACACAGGGGACATGGCGTTTAAGGACAACGATGGGTTCTTCTGGGTTGTTGATCGCAAAAAGGACATTATAATTTCTGGTGGGCTCAACATTTATCCACGCGAAACAGAAACGAACCTGTTAGAACACCCTCACATAACAGATGTCGCTCTAGTCGGGGTGCCCCATCCTGACTGGGGAGAAACGGTCAAAGCCTTCATCATTCAAGACGGGACAATAGAAGATATTGAAGCAGAGTGTCGACAATACTTACATGCACGACTTGCTGATTATAAGATTCCCAGGCTTTATGAGGAAGTGACTGAACTACCAAGAAATGCAACAGGCAAGTTGTTAAAAAACAAGCTTCGAGAAAAAGCGCGTCAGGTTTAA
- a CDS encoding acyl-CoA dehydrogenase family protein, producing the protein MNFYESDPVLREILEEQLEPSLWPWADKQLKSFGEMCANEIDERAIYTDREGQPKLIKYNKMGEDISEVWVNEGYKQTVVDTYNQGIVGYIHKTIPELGRKGNYLYSYAQGYLLSQAEPGFYCPVTLTMATAYLIDHYADDQLKEKYLPHVLSTGETVLYEGATFLTERQGGSDVGANEVKAVPEGNHYKIYGEKYFASNAGTCGVAMVLARIAGSEEGTKGLSLFLVPWRNEDHSLNGIQIRRLKDKLGVRAVPSAEVEFNGAEAYLVGEADQGFYYLMEALNLSRVCNAVASIGIMRRAYSEAHDYAGKRRAFGHKLVNYPMIKDTLVRMSVKQEVELRTVFDMIQFFDEAARNPSTEKETTTAMNRLRIAIMKKETAEQAVHFAHESLEIHGGNGYIEDFVTPRLLRDAQVLTVWEGTANILGLEVLRLLHKYKAHEFFFQEMTQRLSFVQGLSNEVEMVTQEIKDLREWMNSILQKGTDAQTFYSKRMAERMAILYESVVALEAAGKGERHRIVAELYVHQAYADEESLDPPKSLQYSDVILHDHKVLS; encoded by the coding sequence ATGAATTTCTATGAGAGTGATCCAGTGCTGCGTGAGATTTTGGAAGAACAACTGGAGCCATCCTTATGGCCATGGGCAGATAAGCAACTCAAGAGCTTCGGGGAGATGTGTGCCAATGAAATTGATGAACGGGCGATTTACACGGATCGAGAAGGACAACCGAAGCTGATCAAATATAACAAAATGGGAGAAGATATTTCGGAGGTTTGGGTCAATGAAGGATATAAGCAAACGGTAGTAGACACGTACAATCAGGGTATCGTGGGTTATATTCACAAGACTATCCCTGAGTTAGGAAGAAAAGGAAATTATTTGTATTCGTATGCACAGGGCTATCTTCTGTCGCAGGCTGAGCCAGGCTTTTACTGTCCTGTCACTTTAACGATGGCAACGGCTTATTTAATCGATCATTATGCTGATGATCAATTGAAAGAGAAGTATCTTCCCCATGTGTTATCGACTGGTGAAACAGTCTTGTACGAGGGAGCGACATTTCTGACTGAGCGGCAGGGCGGATCGGACGTGGGAGCTAATGAGGTTAAGGCAGTGCCTGAAGGAAATCACTACAAGATCTATGGAGAGAAGTATTTTGCAAGTAACGCGGGAACTTGTGGAGTGGCCATGGTGCTAGCGAGAATAGCAGGTTCAGAAGAAGGCACAAAAGGGCTCAGTTTATTTCTCGTTCCATGGAGAAACGAGGATCATTCGTTGAACGGCATTCAAATCCGGAGGTTAAAAGATAAGTTAGGGGTGAGGGCAGTCCCTTCAGCGGAAGTGGAATTCAACGGGGCAGAGGCCTACCTGGTTGGTGAAGCTGATCAAGGATTCTACTATCTGATGGAAGCCCTCAACTTATCTCGTGTCTGTAATGCTGTTGCCTCCATCGGTATTATGAGACGAGCGTATTCTGAGGCTCACGATTATGCCGGTAAAAGGAGAGCGTTTGGCCACAAGCTGGTCAATTATCCGATGATTAAGGATACTTTGGTTCGCATGTCTGTCAAACAAGAAGTTGAATTGCGAACGGTTTTTGATATGATCCAATTCTTTGACGAAGCTGCTCGTAACCCCTCTACTGAAAAGGAAACGACAACAGCAATGAATCGGCTGAGGATTGCCATTATGAAAAAAGAAACAGCAGAGCAAGCCGTCCACTTTGCGCACGAATCGCTGGAAATTCACGGAGGTAATGGTTACATCGAGGATTTCGTCACGCCAAGATTATTACGCGATGCTCAAGTATTGACCGTATGGGAGGGGACAGCCAATATTTTAGGATTGGAAGTACTCCGCTTACTTCATAAATACAAGGCGCATGAGTTTTTCTTTCAGGAAATGACTCAAAGACTTTCATTCGTTCAAGGTTTATCGAATGAAGTAGAAATGGTGACACAGGAAATCAAAGACTTACGAGAATGGATGAATAGCATCCTGCAAAAAGGTACGGACGCCCAGACATTTTATAGTAAAAGAATGGCTGAAAGAATGGCAATCTTATACGAATCGGTCGTTGCTTTGGAAGCAGCTGGAAAAGGGGAGCGTCACCGGATCGTAGCGGAACTGTACGTTCACCAGGCTTATGCTGACGAAGAGTCTTTGGACCCACCGAAAAGCCTCCAGTATAGCGATGTCATTTTACATGATCATAAAGTGCTAAGTTGA
- a CDS encoding ATP phosphoribosyltransferase regulatory subunit, translating into MVKRLMFEKPLGMRDTLPFFYRQKAKARKQLSEAILSYGYSFMDTPLMEYHETVGRVSATLDQQLFKLLDQQGHTLVLRPDMTAPIARVAASQLKESEYPLRLAYDGPVFRAQQTEGGKPAQFEQVGTELIGDHSAYADAEIIALLVESLQQTGLDDFVITVGHIGYVKAFFSDVLGDDEETIETLLHYLYRKNYVGYREAVKTLPVIEDKKQALLQLLSLRGGEEIFEASRSLARNQSCMQAVNELKQLHRFLKQYGVENYIHFDLNLISHMDYYTGILFEGYAPHLGALLCNGGRYDTLLPSFQLNASATGFAVHLERLVEALNELEDEDERIGIIVDDDSFAKGMTKARELRRQGHAVLLQHIDQIPDVIAFQRDLNQTFNYTRAGGELNE; encoded by the coding sequence TTGGTAAAACGGTTAATGTTTGAAAAACCTCTGGGAATGCGAGATACGCTTCCCTTTTTCTATAGGCAAAAAGCAAAAGCAAGAAAGCAACTATCTGAAGCCATCCTTTCCTATGGCTATTCATTCATGGATACTCCGCTCATGGAGTACCACGAAACAGTAGGGAGAGTGAGTGCCACCCTGGACCAGCAATTGTTCAAGCTGCTCGATCAGCAGGGACACACGCTTGTACTGAGGCCAGATATGACAGCCCCGATTGCACGGGTAGCAGCATCACAATTAAAAGAATCAGAGTACCCTTTAAGACTTGCCTACGACGGCCCAGTTTTCCGGGCTCAACAGACAGAAGGAGGCAAGCCAGCTCAGTTTGAACAAGTAGGAACAGAATTGATCGGTGATCACTCCGCGTATGCAGATGCGGAAATTATCGCTCTTCTTGTAGAGTCTTTGCAGCAAACCGGGCTGGATGATTTCGTCATTACCGTGGGGCATATCGGTTATGTGAAAGCTTTCTTTAGTGATGTATTAGGGGATGATGAAGAAACCATTGAAACCCTCTTGCATTATCTGTATCGCAAAAATTACGTCGGCTATCGGGAGGCAGTGAAAACACTGCCAGTCATTGAAGATAAAAAACAAGCCCTTCTTCAGCTACTGTCGCTGAGAGGCGGCGAGGAAATTTTTGAAGCCAGCCGATCACTTGCTAGAAATCAGTCTTGCATGCAGGCGGTAAACGAGTTGAAACAGTTGCATCGTTTCTTAAAGCAATATGGTGTCGAAAACTATATTCACTTCGATTTGAATTTGATTAGTCACATGGACTATTACACAGGAATCTTATTTGAAGGCTATGCCCCTCACCTGGGAGCGCTTCTCTGTAACGGTGGACGGTATGATACATTACTTCCTTCTTTTCAGTTAAATGCATCGGCAACAGGCTTCGCTGTTCATTTGGAAAGACTTGTAGAAGCGTTGAATGAACTTGAGGATGAGGACGAACGAATCGGAATTATAGTGGACGATGATTCATTTGCAAAAGGGATGACCAAAGCCAGAGAATTACGAAGACAGGGTCATGCCGTACTCCTGCAGCATATCGATCAGATCCCTGACGTTATCGCTTTTCAAAGAGACTTGAATCAAACCTTTAATTATACAAGAGCTGGAGGTGAGCTCAATGAGTAA
- the hisG gene encoding ATP phosphoribosyltransferase, translating into MSKRLTIAMPKGRIYEEAAELMKQAGYELGADLEKSRKLILEFPEQNIRVMMAKPMDVVTYVEYGAADIGIAGKDVLLEQDRDVYEVLDLKISPCYVAVAGLPDQPLSRIAPKIATKYPKVASDYFREQGEQIEIIPLNGSIELAPLIGLADRIVDIVSTGRTLKENGLVEYEKIEDITSRLIVNPVSYRLKSEEIDQMVTKLSQVMEEGEA; encoded by the coding sequence ATGAGTAAACGTCTCACCATCGCAATGCCGAAAGGCCGAATTTATGAAGAAGCTGCTGAGCTTATGAAGCAGGCAGGTTATGAATTAGGGGCAGACTTGGAAAAGTCACGCAAGCTCATATTGGAATTTCCTGAGCAGAACATCCGGGTTATGATGGCAAAGCCGATGGATGTCGTGACCTACGTAGAATACGGAGCAGCGGATATCGGTATCGCAGGAAAAGACGTGTTGCTTGAGCAGGACCGTGATGTTTATGAAGTCTTGGACTTGAAAATCAGTCCTTGTTACGTAGCAGTTGCGGGGCTTCCTGACCAGCCTCTCAGCCGGATTGCGCCGAAGATTGCGACCAAATATCCGAAAGTTGCGTCTGATTATTTCCGTGAGCAGGGAGAGCAAATCGAAATTATTCCGTTGAATGGTTCGATTGAACTGGCTCCGCTGATCGGACTAGCCGATCGGATCGTAGACATCGTATCTACTGGACGAACCCTGAAAGAGAATGGACTTGTAGAGTATGAAAAAATTGAAGATATTACTTCACGTTTAATCGTAAATCCGGTTAGTTATCGATTGAAAAGTGAAGAAATTGACCAGATGGTAACGAAATTGAGCCAAGTTATGGAGGAGGGAGAAGCATGA